One Lutra lutra chromosome 18, mLutLut1.2, whole genome shotgun sequence genomic window carries:
- the TMEM248 gene encoding transmembrane protein 248 isoform X1 — MTVVFLLGVYPPVTIVLLVELMRIMFSINPLENLKLYISSRPPLVVFMISVSAMAIAFLTLGYFFKIKEIKSPEMAEDWNTFLLRFNDLDLCVSENETLKHLTNDTTTPESTAASGQARASTQSPQALEDAGPLNISVAITLTLDPLKPFGGYSRNVTHLCSTILGHQIGLSGREAHEEINITFTLPTAWSSDDCALHSHCEQVVFTTCMTLTANPGVFPVTVQPPHCVPDTYSNATLWYKIFTTARDANTKYAQDYNPFWCYKGAIGKVYHALNPKLTVIVPDDDRSLINLHLMHTSYFLFVMVITMFCYAVIKGRPSKLRQSNPDFCPEKVALADA; from the exons GTGGAGCTGATGAGAATAATGTTCAGCATCAACCCCCTGGAGAACCTGAAGCTGTACATCAGCAGTCGGCCGCCCCTCGTGGTCTTCATGATCAGTGTCAGCGCCATGGCGATAGCTTTCCTGACCTTGGGCTATTTCTTCAAAATCAAGGAGATTAAGTCCCCGGAAATGGCGGAG GACTGGAATACGTTTCTGCTGCGGTTCAACGATCTGGACTTGTGTGTATCCGAGAACGAAACACTGAAGCACCTCACAAACGACACCACAACCCCGGAGAGCACAGCAGCCAGCGGGCAGGCCAGAGCGTCCACCCAGTCCCCACAGGCCCTGGAGGACGCGGGCCCACTGAACATCTCAGTGGCCATCACACTGACCTTGGACCCGCTGAAGCCCTTCGGAGGGTACTCCCGCAATGTCACGCATCTGTGCTCCACCATTCTGGGCCATCAGATTGGACTTTCAG GCAGGGAAGCCCATGAAGAGATCAACATTACCTTTACCCTGCCAACAGCTTGGAGTTCGGACGACTGTGCCCTTCACAGTCACTGCGAGCAGGTGGTGTTCACCACGTGCATGACCCTCACAGCCAACCCTGGTGTGTTCCCCGTCACCGT ACAGCCACCACACTGTGTTCCCGACACGTACAGCAACGCCACGCTCTGGTACAAGATCTTCACGACCGCGAGAGACGCCAACACAAAATACGCTCAGGATTACAACCCTTTCTGGTGTTACAAGGGGGCCATTGGAAAAGTCTATCACGCTTTGAATCCCAAGCTTACAGTTATTGTTCCGGAT GACGACCGTTCATTAATAAATTTGCATCTCATGCACACCAGTTACTTCCTCTTCGTGATGGTGATAACCATGTTTTGCTACGCCGTCATCAAAGGCAGACCCAGCAAGTTGCGTCAGAGCAATCCCGACTTCTGTCCTGAGAAG GTGGCTTTGGCCGATGCCTAA
- the TMEM248 gene encoding transmembrane protein 248 isoform X2: protein MRIMFSINPLENLKLYISSRPPLVVFMISVSAMAIAFLTLGYFFKIKEIKSPEMAEDWNTFLLRFNDLDLCVSENETLKHLTNDTTTPESTAASGQARASTQSPQALEDAGPLNISVAITLTLDPLKPFGGYSRNVTHLCSTILGHQIGLSGREAHEEINITFTLPTAWSSDDCALHSHCEQVVFTTCMTLTANPGVFPVTVQPPHCVPDTYSNATLWYKIFTTARDANTKYAQDYNPFWCYKGAIGKVYHALNPKLTVIVPDDDRSLINLHLMHTSYFLFVMVITMFCYAVIKGRPSKLRQSNPDFCPEKVALADA from the exons ATGAGAATAATGTTCAGCATCAACCCCCTGGAGAACCTGAAGCTGTACATCAGCAGTCGGCCGCCCCTCGTGGTCTTCATGATCAGTGTCAGCGCCATGGCGATAGCTTTCCTGACCTTGGGCTATTTCTTCAAAATCAAGGAGATTAAGTCCCCGGAAATGGCGGAG GACTGGAATACGTTTCTGCTGCGGTTCAACGATCTGGACTTGTGTGTATCCGAGAACGAAACACTGAAGCACCTCACAAACGACACCACAACCCCGGAGAGCACAGCAGCCAGCGGGCAGGCCAGAGCGTCCACCCAGTCCCCACAGGCCCTGGAGGACGCGGGCCCACTGAACATCTCAGTGGCCATCACACTGACCTTGGACCCGCTGAAGCCCTTCGGAGGGTACTCCCGCAATGTCACGCATCTGTGCTCCACCATTCTGGGCCATCAGATTGGACTTTCAG GCAGGGAAGCCCATGAAGAGATCAACATTACCTTTACCCTGCCAACAGCTTGGAGTTCGGACGACTGTGCCCTTCACAGTCACTGCGAGCAGGTGGTGTTCACCACGTGCATGACCCTCACAGCCAACCCTGGTGTGTTCCCCGTCACCGT ACAGCCACCACACTGTGTTCCCGACACGTACAGCAACGCCACGCTCTGGTACAAGATCTTCACGACCGCGAGAGACGCCAACACAAAATACGCTCAGGATTACAACCCTTTCTGGTGTTACAAGGGGGCCATTGGAAAAGTCTATCACGCTTTGAATCCCAAGCTTACAGTTATTGTTCCGGAT GACGACCGTTCATTAATAAATTTGCATCTCATGCACACCAGTTACTTCCTCTTCGTGATGGTGATAACCATGTTTTGCTACGCCGTCATCAAAGGCAGACCCAGCAAGTTGCGTCAGAGCAATCCCGACTTCTGTCCTGAGAAG GTGGCTTTGGCCGATGCCTAA